One Glycine max cultivar Williams 82 chromosome 4, Glycine_max_v4.0, whole genome shotgun sequence DNA segment encodes these proteins:
- the LOC102670237 gene encoding uncharacterized protein, whose translation MECISTSFFSVAVNGSIYGHFKGQRGLRQWDPLSPYLFVLYIEYFARDIQSLKDNANFQFNPNCAVTQLSHLTFADDIMLLSRGDLPSVSAIYAKLQHFCNVSGLSISSRWSRKSLSYAGKVELIRAVIQGIANFWMSIFPLPQSVLDTIIATCRNFLWGKADGGKIKPLVAWSEVCTPKKEGGLGLFNLKDWNIALLSCILWDLHSKKDSLWVRLVHHYYFKGGNVWDFISSSSDSVFIHIRDIIISKEENIEVAKLMLNSWGCNEQTLAGKMYDYIRGTRPVVHWSSIIWNPVIPSKMSFILWLATKNRLLALDRAAFLNKGFLCPLCTNEAESHAHLFFSCRTSLRVWAHIRDWIPLKRQSISLQHSISALIRRRATSGV comes from the exons ATGGAATGTATATCTACATCCTTCTTCAGTGTGGCAGTTAATGGTTCTATTTATGGGCATTTCAAAGGGCAGCGTGGTCTTAGGCAATGGGATCCTCTTTCCCCTTACCTTTTTGTTCTCTATATTGAATATTTTGCCCGGGATATACAAAGCCTCAAGGACAATGCCAATTTCCAATTTAATCCTAACTGTGCAGTCACTCAGCTTTCTCACTTGACATTTGCTGATGATATTATGCTCCTGTCCAGAGGAGACCTGCCCTCTGTGTCTGCAATCTATGCCAAACTGCAACACTTTTGCAATGTCTCAGGGTTATCAATTAGCTCCA GATGGAGCAGAAAATCTCTATCCTATGCAGGGAAGGTGGAGCTTATAAGGGCTGTTATTCAAGGTATTGCTAACTTCTGGATGAGTATCTTCCCCTTGCCCCAATCTGTTTTGGACACAATCATTGCTACATGCCGCAACTTTCTTTGGGGAAAAGCTGATGGTGGTAAGATCAAACCTTTGGTGGCTTGGTCTGAAGTTTGCACTCCCAAAAAAGAGGGCGGGTTAGGCCTCtttaatctcaaggactggAACATCGCTCTCCTGTCCTGTATTCTTTGGGACTTGCACTCAAAGAAGGATTCCCTTTGGGTCCGATTGGTCCATCATTATTATTTCAAAGGAGGCAATGTGTGGGACTTTATTAGTTCCTCTTCAGACTCTGTCTTTATTCATATCAGGGACATTATCATCtctaaagaagaaaatattgagGTAGCCAAGCTGATGCTAAATTCTTGGGGTTGTAATGAACAGACGCTTGCGGGGAAGATGTATGATTACATCAGAGGGACCAGACCTGTTGTCCACTGGAGTTCTATTATTTGGAATCCAGTCATTCCGTCAAAGATGTCCTTTATTCTGTGGCTTGCTACCAAGAACCGTCTGCTCGCTCTTGACAGAGCTGCCTTCCTGAACAAGGGTTTCCTCTGCCCTTTGTGCACTAATGAGGCAGAATCCCATGCTCATTTGTTCTTCTCTTGCAGAACTTCTCTTCGAGTTTGGGCTCATATTCGCGACTGGATTCCACTAAAAAGGCAATCTATTTCTCTTCAGCACAGTATCAGTGCTCTCATTCGTCGTAGAGCCACATCGGGCGTTTAG